The sequence below is a genomic window from Dictyostelium discoideum AX4 chromosome 5 chromosome, whole genome shotgun sequence.
ATTATTGTCAACCATATACCATTAATATAATTGGATACAACTCAACACTTTTTCCATCACTTTCAGTTAGTCAAGAAGATTCAACTATCGGATTAGATGCcaataattcatttgaagCAACAACTGGTAAAATTTATATCTTGCAAGATAATTGTTATAGTTCAGTATTGAAATTTGGTAGAACCTATCCAAAaccaatatataaatatcttAATAACTCTGATTTTTGTGTTGATACTGTtgatattcaaatttataacGCTCAAGATTTCTATTACATTTCATTGGCTCCATTCCAAGGTGAAGGATCAATAAGTTCAAAAAGATATTCAATAAAAGATGGTATTTTTAGAAATGTTACAAATCAAAGACTATACTTGGAGTACAGTTATAGAGGTTGCTCAGATATCTATggttttgaaattggtaatagtaatagaatggataatgataatttagatGTTGAATACAACATTACAAGATATCCAACATGTTATTATCTCTTTGGTGAAGCAGATGTTAAATTCTATAAAAAGAATACCACTGAATTGGTAGCTTCATTTACTCAAAGTTTTTTCTATTATGGTGAAGGTGCTACTTTTGGTTTCTACAGAGATTTCGAATATAATTGTGATGGTTCAGTAAATGGTCTCAATCttggtgattttaaattgGAACAAGCTCATGTTAATGTTACAACAGAAACTCAACCAATATGTAAATATTCTCAAAATGAAACTACTATACGTATCGATTCAAATACTGAAATTGcaacttttaaaatcaatggtGCCAATGTTTACCCATACAATACCAATGGCAATacttattattttgaatgtaACTCTGGTAATATCACCATTGAACTAACATTCTCAAGACAAACAGAATGCAAACAAATGACAATTTATCATTTGGTTGAACCAAAACAAGATTTCCACCTTTCATATCAAACAAACAGCGTTACAGATTGTACAATAATGGATGGTTCTATGTTTATTGATGGTTGGGATAATTTCACCTCTTTACTCATTGATGGATCTCCATATGTCCCAGGTCCAGATTTTTGGCTTGTTGATTTACAGAGTAAAgcttatttaattaattttgtaaaaacCTTTAGTGATGGATCAACATGTACTGGCTTTGAATATATTTTCGTACCAAGTTTACCTGCTGATATATCCTATACAATCATTAATCAACCACTATGTAGTAATGATCAAACTGGTACAGTTTCATTTGAATATGCTTCCAACTTCCCAAATCAACCAAATAGAATGCCAATTCAATATGTTTCTCGAGGTGGAATTCAAATCAAAGGTACAATTGCAGAAAATTATTACCCTGGAACTTATTTATTCAATGTTTCATATGGTACTTGCTCTTGGGGTGTACCGGTTACATTTAATGAAATACCAATCGATATAACCTATAAACAAGTTTGGAATTATCTTGATGAATCTTGTCAAATTCAAGTTGGTTATCAATTCAGtgcaaataattcaatagcATCAGGAAATATAGCCCCATATTCCGATGGTTTTACTTCTGTTGGTGGATTATTGTTTGGACAAGTAACAAATTCTTATTTTAATGTCGAAGTTTATTATGCCCCCTATCAAGCTTGTAAAAAgacatttgaaatttcatcttATGATTCTTATGACCTTTTATATCCACAAGTTTATTATAGCATCGTTAGGAAACCAGATTGTATGTCATCTGATCATACatatgatattaaaattacaaatccATCAAAATGGGCAAGTGTATCAGTTGGTGGTATGTCAATGGATTCAAAtggtattattaaaaatgttgtACCCTATATGAAAATGGAAGGAACAACTCTTGGTACCAATTGTAAATATTCTAGTTTATATCGTGATGAAGAGTACAATGAAATTGCGATTGAAAGTATTATTACCGATGAGACTTGTCATGGTAGTAAAAATGGTCAAATTCAATTCCCAGATGATCAATATGATTATTATGCATTCAGTATGGTTGATGATGAAAGAGTTTTGCTACCATTGGCAAACCCACAAGATAAATATacatttaaacaaataacaaGTGAAAGCGTTGACATTGGTAGAGTGggtaaaaatatattaaaatcaacttGTATGCCATTTGCCAATGCAACAATTCAAGGTAGTGAACCaacattaattgaaaatattaatgatcAATGTACAGCAGATGGTTTAGGTTCAATCAATTATGAAACTTCAATTCTAGGTTTAAATCTCTTAGGttacatttatttaaatgattctaGTGAACAACAATTTAATGGTACATTAAATGGTATAATACCAGGTTCATATAGAGTTGCAAATTTAAGAGTTACAAATGATTATTGCAAAAGAAGTTTCAATTTATTAGAAGTAAACGTGGGTTCCTCAATATTctctattaatattaattcatcaatttGTGAATCAGTTATTATTACACCATTATCTATTTCTTCAAGTTATCCAAATGCTACCTATCAATATAATATTACATCACCCACAAATAATTTGCAGCAATACATTCAACccgatttattaaaattagattCATTTGAAGAATTTGGTTTATATACAGTTGCAGTTTCAGATAGTCATTGTATTCAAACTCAAGTTTTCAATATTACCAAATGCCTAAAACTAATTGATGGTagtagtgatgatgatggtggtgttaACCTAGGTTTAGCAATTGGTTTACCAATTGGTTTAGTAGGTTTAGGTGCAATTATTGCTGCTAGTATTTTCCTTTATAGGAAACGTCAAAGTCCAATTAAAGCAAACCAATTACCAGCACTTTCACATGAAATGGAAACAGTTTCAACTTTCCAAGGTGGTCGTGTTGTTGAAATagataaattttaaaagatttaaagatttttgtaataaaataataaataaataaattaaataaataatataaattaaaataattaaatctttttctttttttctttttctttttttattgtgtacattaaatattatttcgtagagttatttttattataatattatttatttccagTTTATTTAAGGACAATGCTTTGGatcattataaattttacaaccagaatctaaatttaattttataataaaaaaaattttgttagTAATGgtgtttttgttatttttttttattgttttttttttttttttttttaaaaaaaaaaaattatacatACCAGTTGCAATTAAAACaactattaatataattaaaattacaatgcAAACAATCATACAAGTACTACCAgcattttgttttattgttTCCATTCTACGATTTGCATTTCTTAATCTCATTGAAACGGCATCAGTTCCAATTTCAACATCATCCAACATTTCATTATGTTGATCCAATTCATTACTCATTGCATGGGCCATATTCTTTTGTCTCATAATAGATTGTGATAATAAATCTAATGATTCATCTTGTTCTCTCATAATATGTTGTtgatttgtaaataattgttgattatCAAATTGTTTAGTTGCCTCTGTTTCTTTTGGTTTACCAAATTGTCTATTACTATATCCAATACCtacaccattattattacccaTTAATtcattccttttttttttttattttattattattttattattaataatagaatattaatatataaaatattaaaatattatataaataataataattaataataataataataatacaaactTTTGTgatgtattatttattgcAGCATCTaatgttgaatttaattgatttttcattgaTATTAAACTTTCGACTTTATTCTTTCTTCTTAGTAATTCTTTTTCCTGtctatttgatttttgatttataaataaataaattaatattaaaaaaaaaaaaaaaaaaaaaaagataaaagtgATCTAATCTTGAGAATGATGTAGGTAATAGATATCTATTATGAAATGAatatgaatgaatgaatgaaaatAACCTAcatatttctattattaccatATGTTAAACTATCTTGTAAtcttaaaatttcatttgtaaTATGAACTAAACCATTTCTAAGTTTAGCTGGTGTATTCTTTTGAACGATACCAGGATTATTTCTTTGTTGAATTGAATATTCTTTTATATCTGCtgttaatgaatttataagTTTTACAATATTATCATGTTCATTTAACCAATAGTCAcccattttctttatttatttattaatttattttattttattttatttattatttatctctatataaataaaaattattttgttgaattggatatattatatattatgatttttatatgtattaaaaaattttataagtgtgagttttttttttttttttttttttttataaagtaaaaagaaaaaattgtaagagatattttttttgtctGGGTGTGATCgttgatataaataaataataaaaaaaaaagagtgagataagaataaaaaaaaaaattaaaattttttaaaataattatttttttttttttttttttttttatttttttctcccaaaaattcatttttttatttttttttttatttttattttattatttttcattcctaaaaaaaaaacatttaattaataaaaaaacaaaaaaaaaaaatggaaaatttaaaattattaaaaacctATAAAATagatagaaagaaaataaatgataggtcatttggtattgataataaaaaggtaattgaagaattaattgaagttACATCAACGGAAAATGGATTTATACCAGAAGTAATGCAATTCTTAagtaaacaaaataaaataccaattaaatatttagagAATAGAATGGTTTGTGAAACTGCTCATGCAATGAATGCTCAAGAAAAATATGATGATGCaacaagatattttttaaaagcaGCTTCTCAAGGTTCTGCTGAaggtaaatatttttttttttttttttttttttttatactttcATAACCCCTCCCCCACCtcaaaaattctaaaaataattattaattttttatttatttatttatttatttatttatttatttataggtTGTTTCTTTTTAGCATCAATGAAATATTTAGGACAAGGTTGTGATGTTAATTTACCAATGGCAcgtaaattatttgaaagagGTGCAAATATGGAACCATATATTGAATGTGAAGatgaatttttattagaGAATAAAAATGTATTAGATTGTTGTAAATGCTTAAGTGGATTTGCACAAGAGGGTGTTGGtggtgaaattgaattaGAGACtgcttttaaatattattcaaaagttttaaaaactaaagaGAATGATTTAGATGCAATTCATAATATTGGTATATTACAATGTGATCTCAAAAAAGATTTACAAGAaggtttaaaattatttaaaagggGTATGCAATTAGGTAGTGTAGAATGTACCTTTAGTTATGGTGCTTATACTTTTGATTCAAATCCAACCGATGCTTTCAAATATATTCAACGTGCTGCAAATGATGGTAACGAAGAagcaatttttaaattagatgaatataaatctaaattaaatttattaaaaaaataaaataaataaaataaaattaaaataaaattaaaaaaaatccaaatttaGTAAATCCAacgaaaatttaaatatcttaaaaaataaaaaattaaaaaaaaaaattgaaatttaataataataacgaaaaaataaatatctgaaaaaaaaaaaaaaaaaaaaaaaaaaaaaagttatgacattaaaaaataaaaaataataaaaaaaaattaaaaaaacgaaCATTTCTCGAGAAATTTA
It includes:
- the syn8B gene encoding hypothetical protein → MGDYWLNEHDNIVKLINSLTADIKEYSIQQRNNPGIVQKNTPAKLRNGLVHITNEILRLQDSLTYGNNRNIQEKELLRRKNKVESLISMKNQLNSTLDAAINNTSQKNELMGNNNGVGIGYSNRQFGKPKETEATKQFDNQQLFTNQQHIMREQDESLDLLSQSIMRQKNMAHAMSNELDQHNEMLDDVEIGTDAVSMRLRNANRRMETIKQNAGSTCMIVCIVILIILIVVLIATDSGCKIYNDPKHCP